The following proteins are encoded in a genomic region of Alphaproteobacteria bacterium:
- a CDS encoding M23 family metallopeptidase, with protein MSARDAHASNAAAAPSLPTISAAPSAAPVSQVSPALHQLAENAKAAILTPEPVVRAVELSRGDTLASLLADADLEASDAHEVLEAIGSVYNMRKLPRGLEVSMRFTRLGSEETFDGLTFQPEPTAEIRVARVDGAFKAEKIVTPVERQRFAVEGAIDSSLYEAGAAKGVPHSVMAAMIHAFSHTVDFQRDLQPGDKFRVLYDQPRTKSGQPAGDATIIYAALEVGGVAKAVYRVLYSDGTSEYFNDKGESVRRGLMRTPIDGARLSSSFGMRRHPILGYSKFHKGIDFAAPTGTPIFAAGDGVVQEVGFKNGYGRFILVRHTDGLATAYGHMSRFARGISRGSRVQQGDVIAYVGMTGRATGPHLHFEVRREGQPVNPLSVDMRARYALTGKQLTQFTSGKAMIDQEFKRQTLADAEKAAAKGREVQVASNNGRPKLGDN; from the coding sequence ATGTCGGCGCGCGATGCTCATGCTTCGAACGCGGCCGCCGCGCCGTCCTTACCGACAATATCCGCCGCGCCCAGCGCCGCCCCTGTCTCACAGGTCTCGCCCGCCCTTCATCAATTAGCCGAAAACGCCAAGGCGGCGATTCTGACGCCTGAGCCTGTCGTGCGCGCCGTCGAACTCAGCCGGGGCGATACGCTTGCCAGCCTGCTCGCCGATGCCGACCTCGAAGCCAGCGACGCTCATGAAGTGCTCGAAGCCATCGGCAGCGTCTATAATATGAGGAAGCTGCCGCGCGGCCTCGAAGTCAGCATGCGTTTTACGCGCCTGGGCTCCGAGGAGACTTTCGACGGCCTGACCTTCCAGCCTGAGCCGACGGCGGAGATTCGCGTGGCGCGGGTCGATGGCGCCTTTAAGGCCGAGAAAATCGTCACGCCGGTGGAACGGCAGCGTTTCGCGGTCGAAGGCGCGATCGATTCTTCGCTATACGAGGCCGGCGCCGCCAAGGGCGTGCCGCATAGCGTCATGGCGGCCATGATCCATGCTTTCTCGCATACCGTCGATTTCCAGCGCGATCTCCAGCCCGGCGACAAGTTCCGCGTCCTTTACGATCAGCCCAGGACCAAAAGCGGCCAGCCTGCTGGCGACGCGACGATCATTTACGCGGCTCTCGAGGTCGGCGGCGTGGCCAAAGCGGTCTACCGCGTTCTTTACAGCGACGGCACCTCGGAATATTTCAACGACAAGGGCGAAAGCGTCCGGCGCGGCCTGATGCGCACGCCCATCGACGGCGCGCGCCTGAGCTCGTCCTTCGGCATGCGCCGCCATCCGATCCTGGGCTACAGCAAATTCCATAAAGGCATCGATTTCGCCGCGCCCACCGGCACGCCGATTTTCGCCGCCGGCGACGGCGTGGTGCAGGAAGTCGGATTCAAGAACGGCTATGGCCGCTTTATCCTGGTGCGGCATACGGACGGCCTTGCCACCGCCTACGGCCATATGAGCCGCTTTGCCAGGGGGATCAGCCGCGGCAGCCGGGTGCAGCAGGGCGATGTCATCGCCTATGTCGGCATGACCGGCCGCGCCACCGGCCCGCATTTGCATTTCGAGGTTCGCCGCGAAGGCCAGCCGGTCAACCCGCTCAGCGTCGATATGCGCGCCCGCTACGCCCTCACCGGCAAACAGCTGACGCAATTCACCAGCGGCAAGGCGATGATCGATCAGGAATTCAAGCGCCAGACGCTTGCCGACGCCGAGAAAGCCGCCGCAAAAGGCCGGGAAGTCCAGGTCGCTTCCAACAACGGCCGTCCGAAGCTGGGCGACAATTAA
- a CDS encoding ABC transporter substrate-binding protein: MRFLLTATAIFLAAHGAAQAADMPKQPHKVARAAMAKPVQQPRAEAQQSAQDVVKTFYGQLLFVMQRGDKLGFEGRYAQLKPAIERALDLPMMTRFAVGSDWFKAAPAEQQRLIAAFSDFSVATYASRFAGFSGEKFEVIGEKPAPGGGMIVETRLVPHEGETPVTLNYLLRQDANKEWRINDVYLDATISELAVRHAEFSSVIRDDGVQALIDVLDKKAKGMKNT, translated from the coding sequence ATGCGATTCCTCTTAACCGCTACGGCGATCTTTCTTGCCGCGCACGGCGCCGCGCAAGCCGCGGATATGCCGAAACAGCCGCACAAGGTTGCGCGCGCCGCCATGGCGAAGCCCGTCCAGCAGCCGCGCGCCGAAGCGCAGCAAAGCGCCCAGGACGTCGTGAAGACTTTCTACGGCCAGCTGCTGTTCGTGATGCAGCGCGGCGACAAGCTCGGCTTCGAGGGCCGCTACGCCCAGCTCAAGCCTGCCATCGAGCGCGCGCTGGATCTGCCGATGATGACCCGCTTCGCCGTCGGCAGCGACTGGTTCAAGGCCGCGCCCGCGGAGCAGCAGCGCCTTATCGCCGCCTTCAGCGATTTCAGCGTGGCGACCTACGCCAGCCGCTTCGCCGGATTCTCGGGCGAAAAGTTTGAAGTCATCGGCGAGAAACCCGCCCCGGGCGGCGGCATGATCGTCGAAACCAGGCTGGTGCCGCATGAAGGCGAGACGCCCGTGACGCTGAACTATCTGCTGCGCCAGGACGCGAACAAGGAATGGCGCATCAACGATGTCTATCTCGACGCGACCATCAGCGAGCTTGCCGTCCGCCACGCCGAGTTTTCCTCGGTCATCCGCGACGACGGCGTTCAGGCGCTGATCGACGTGCTGGATAAAAAAGCCAAGGGAATGAAGAACACGTAA